A genome region from Leptodactylus fuscus isolate aLepFus1 chromosome 6, aLepFus1.hap2, whole genome shotgun sequence includes the following:
- the TMEM82 gene encoding transmembrane protein 82 — translation MGLFSYVVSFLPGVPWNLWGSVDSFLQGLVGACAVSVLYNFMKVHLYIRCLNDPDPERQKKATQISSLSRLSELLHLLLLTFIYSLLGPRVGALVVLEFSLRAVSMILSLQKGIQSSQLYLLCQFSLGCGVTCSLDYLHEGAPHRTWNLLLAVGLSGLIVWQTRRMCRHVAVMYQLHSSQRYCGVCLSLLACWQDIPAGLCRALKVAFVVSDLAAVAVINRDFLNTSEAVRFWTPLTICYTLLVIYMQEEQHQNPTEQMAYQTVFVRMGGLLILMMTVGRWADILHIFISLVGELWCLVHAGVMLDICRQEDYAARTSNSRKRPSSRRLTTENTPSSRRLTTDSTLDEED, via the exons ATGGGGCTCTTCTCCTATGTGGTTTCCTTCCTCCCCGGGGTGCCCTGGAACCTGTGGGGCAGTGTGGACTCTTTCCTACAAG GTCTGGTCGGGGCCTGTGCGGTGTCTGTTCTGTACAACTTCATGAAGGTTCATCTCTACATACGGTGTCTGAA TGACCCAGACCCTGAAAGACAGAAGAAAgcaacacagatcagctccttgtCTCGGCTCAGTGAACTCCTCCATCTTCTGCTTCTCACATTCATTTACTCCCTGCTGGGGCCCCGGGTTGGTGCTCTAGTGGTTTTGGAGTTCTCCCTACGTGCGGTCTCCATGATTTTGTCTCTACAAAAG GGCATCCAGAGTTCGCAACTTTACCTCCTCTGCCAGTTCTCCCTGGGATGTGGGGTGACCTGCAGCTTGGACTACTTGCATGAAGGGGCGCCTCACCGAACCTGGAACCTTCTGCTGGCAGTGGGGCTTTCTGGGCTGATAGTGTGGCAGACAAGGAGGATGTGTCGACATGTGGCAGTAATGTACCAGCTGCACAGCAGTCAGCGCTACTGTGGGGTTTGCCTGTCTTTGCTGGCCTGCTGGCAAGACATACCTGCCGGGCTGTGCAGGGCATTGAAAGTGGCGTTTGTTGTATCAGACCTGGCCGCCGTGGCTGTGATTAATCGGGATTTTCTCAATACGTCCGAGGCTGTGAGATTCTGGACACCACTGACCATCTGCTACACATTGCTGGTCATATATATGCAAG AGGAGCAGCACCAGAACCCCACAGAGCAGATGGCCTATCAGACGGTGTTTGTTCGCATGGGGGGTCTCTTGATCCTGATGATGACGGTGGGAAGATGGGCAGATATTTTACACATCTTCATTTCGCTGGTTGGAGAGCTGTGGTGCTTGGTCCACGCTGGGGTCATGCTGGATATCTGCAGACAGGAG GATTATGCAGCCAGAACATCAAACTCCAGAAAGCGCCCATCATCAAGAAGACTGACAACAGAGAACACCCCATCCTCAAGACGGCTTACAACAGACAGCACCCTGGACGAAGAAGACTGA